TCATCTTTCTGAAAAAGAAAGGTTTGATGTCTATGGATCAGGTAGACAAGTTCATTATTCTAGGTTATATTAAAACCCTGGATGTGCGTAAGCCGTCCGTTGCCCATATGACCTTGAGAGCAATAAGGACCTTTTTAAAATACCTTTTTGAACAAGAGATACTTAAAACGGATACTTCGCTTTCTGTTCCCAAGGACAATTACAAGAAACAAGCTAAACTACCCTCTGTTTTCAAAATAGATGAGATTCAGCAGATGATCGGTACAATTGATCGATCAAATGGTTGCGGTAAACGCAATTATGCAATCGTCCTGCTTGCTGCCAGACTTGGCCTTAGAGCTTCCGACATCGCCGGGATGAGATTTGAGAACCTACATTGGGATCAAAGTATTATTGTGCTTAACCAGTATAAAACTGGTAGGGAGCTTCAGCTCCCATTACTTGCCGAAGTTGGCGAAGCGATCATTGATTACCTGAAGTATGGCCGGCCAGTATCTGAAGAACCTTATGTATTCTTGCTCGCCCGTTCACCCTTCGGGCGAATCCATAGTTGCGGTATAACCAATCTGGTGAATGGTGCATTTATTGCATCAGGTGTCAATATCGGCCATCGTCATTATGGTCCGCATGCACTTCGTCACAGCCTTGCCAGCCTACTTTTAGAGCAAAGTACGGTATTGCCTGTGATTACAGAAGTGCTAGGGCATGGGAGCTCCGATTCAACGTAAACCTTCCAGCAACTCCATGTCCGATTCAGTTAAATCATTTCCAAAAAAAATCGTATGCAATGTTAATAATATGTGGAGATTATCCTTGTGGTAAAATATAACGAAGCAGGTGTGATCAGTATTCAGTGAAGACTGAATCATTTTCGATAAATCATATTCATGCCACATTATATTTGCAGCAATCCATTTCTTCAGTTAAGTGAAGGTATCGAGACCATGATGTATCACAGTGATAGTCCTCGTTATTTTTCCTGTGTACTATCATTGGATTTAAAAAACAGGATGCCTGTTATGTATGAGACCGGGCCTAATTTAGGTATTGTCCATATTACCCCTGATCAACAAACAAGACTTTATTTCATAGTGGTAGATGATAATCTCAATAAATCGTCTACGCAGAAGATGCAAAAAACATTGCGGCAACAGGCACAGTTTTTTATCGACCAGTTCGTAGCCCAGCATTATAATAGTAGTGAAGATAAAGGTTCCTGGATGTGGTTGCGAGACTATAACTCATTGACTCCGGGATTACAAATTATTCATTTTAAAGCCCATAATACGTTTCTGGTATCATGCGAGCGTGGGCTTCACGGATGTGCCAATGAGCAGGAAGTATCTGAGTTCCTGACAGACATTCTGGAGTATCCGGAAAATCATATTGAGAATGGAGGTTTTAATATTATCGACCCTGGTCCTGACTCCAGTGCTCAGGCAGTCTGAGTGGTAGCATATTCATTTCGTGATAAGGGCTTCCAGTTCTGAGGCAGTAACTCCCTTAATTTGCTTTGCTTATGGTCATTGATACGCAACAGCACATCATGGAGGTATGCTGCCGGATCTATTCCCTGTAATTTACAGGTTTGTAACAGGCTGTAAATAATAGCAGCCCGCTCTCCATGTTCATGTGATCCGGCAAATAAATAATTTTTCAACCCCACCTTAGTTGGACAGATAGATTGGTTAACCTAAGCACGGGTGTCACCACCCGTACTCGGCTTCAAAACCGGACTTGCCTCTTTTAAGGCATCCGGCTCCTCAGTAAATTAGTTCCTGTCATAAATACCTCACCTTGTATTTTGCAATGATCATGGATCAGGATTAGATTATTTCGTCGATAGTCTTTGGTATTACCATTAGCATGGTGTAATGTAAGAAGGCTATCCGTTTTAAAGAATAAGCCACATTTCCAACATTTACCTTTCTGTAGTTTCAGTATTTCTGAAGTCTTTTGAAAGCCACCGGCATATCGTCCCATTCTACTCGCCCAGTAAATATAGTCCCCATCGTAAGGACTTTTCTCTCCTTTGACTTTTGTAAAACGAGTGATTTTCCATTCGGTATGCTCTGCTAACTTCAATAATCCGTCATTGGTACAGAACCGCCAATTATTTCCCCTATCTCTGACGAAGTACTTATTCCTGATCCGTTTCTTGCCTCTTCTATTGTGTCGAAAACAGGCCCATCCCCATATCTTTCTGAAGGTAATATTCCGTAAGTGGTTGAACGTAAGTTTTGAAACTACATATTGATAGTAGTTGCACCACCCTCGTATAATAGGATTTAGTAGCCAGATCAAACCTTTCTGGTCCAATGCCCAATGCTTTCGGACAATGGATTTCAACTTATCAGAATGCTTTTTTATCGCTTCTTTTGCCGGTCGGATAATCAGCTTATAACCTTTCTTTCTGTCATTGCAGCTAAATTGACGGATATGAAAACCAAGGAATCCAAACCCGGGCAGTATTCCTTCATGTTTATGAAGTGTATGACATAACCTGGTTTTTTCTGGTTTTAGTTCCAATCCTCTTTCCTTTAACCATTCTGATATAAATTCCTTCGCCTCTACTACTACCTTCTCACTTTCATGCATTACCACAAAATCATCGGCATATTTAATGATGGATATTGCACCTTTATGGCTGCCTGGTCGCTTCCCTCTTGCATTGCTTTTCTGTTTCTCGTATTGGTAAAGCATTCTGTTTAGATATGCTTTAGTATCCCTCTCCATTCCATCTAATGCAATATTGGCAAGCAGCGGTGAAAGGGGTGATCCTTGTGGGGTACCACTCTCATTCTCATATACGACTCCATCTTCCATGATACCGGCTTTTAACCAGCATTTTATCAAGCGCCTTTGACTAGGACTGGTTGCAAGCTTACTTAGAAGCTTCTGGTGATTAATGTTGTCGAAGCATCCTTTTATGTCAGCATCTAAAACATAGGCCTGCTTAGACTTAATTCCAATGAAAATTGCTTGTATAGCATCATGGCATGACCTGCCAGGTCTAAAGCCATAACTGTTAGGCTCAAATTTAGCTTCCATTCAGGCTCAAGTATTAACTTTATCAGTGTTTGCCTCGCTCTTTCTCTTATGGTTGGAATACCAAGAGGCCGTTTGTCTGATTTTCCAGCTTTACTGATCCATATTCGGCGGATTGGCTTTGTCTTAGATTCCATTTTTATGGAGTGAACCAGCGTTTGACGTAGCGTAGGTGTTAAGGCTCTTTTACCGTCAACCCCCGCCGTTTTTTTCCCCTGATTCTCTTGGGAGACTTGCTTCACAGCCAGTTGCTTTGCCGATAAGGAAGATTTCAATAGCCTTTGCAATTTCCTTACTAATAGTTGATTCCCTTTCTGTGAGGCTCGATAGATTCGCTTTTGTAGCTTAAAAATGATCCGCTCTACTGTTTTCCAGTCGATTGTGGACCATTCCCATTCATACCTTAACTTTTTAGTTTGGTTCATGACTTTTTAACTACTACTTAAAACTCTATCATCTAATTTACCGGGTCTCCGTAGGCATATACCGGGAATTACTCCGATCCTTGGCTTCTGAGACCATCCCTCCCCATGCCTGTATGCGGTTGACTCCTGCTCAATTGTATTGAGAACAGGCATCGGGTTACTTCGTTCCGCATTTTCGTATTACGTCAAACTTAGATTCCTGCTCTTCGCCGGGGTCAGATAGTATCTTATTAGGGAGTAGAGAATCCCTAATCATCTGTGTGACCCGTTACCTTTTGGTTAAAGCGTATCATTCTCGTTTCGCTCCTTCATGTTAACGACGATTCAATAGCAGATTTCTGTTCGTAATCATATTTGACTTAGCTTGATGGGATTGCAGATTGAGACTTCCACTTACCACCTTTTAACCCATGCTTGCGTAGTTTTGATAGTCAGTCTTACTACGTGGGTTATGCCTTCATCCCGATACCGGGGAGATTGGAATTTCACCAATTCGAAAATTGCAGTTAAGCGACAATAGTCGCTCTGTTTCTTCCCGTATTTTCACATACGGTTCCGAAACAAACGAGTCGCACCTCTATGAACATGTTTGATATCGATAACATGCCGTCATTACAGTATTCCATCAGCTGCTTCATTCTTTTCAACGTATAAGCCATGGCGGTGTAAACAGGGCTGCCTTCAATTACTTCGCTGATTTCTTTGGTTATCCACTCCCGGAGGGCGTTTAAAACCGGTACCGCACGTTGCTGACGCATGTCAGTAATTTCATCATAAGATAAACCCCGCTCCTTACATTCACGTTCTATCTGGTATAAAGGTGCAAAAAAATGATCAAGTGCATAACTGCTCCTTTGTTCATCATTATTCAGAGCATCTACAAAATACCTTCTGGCATGGTCCATACAATGGAGGTGAGTGACACCAGGTTGTTTTCCATATTCTTCATAACCGCTATAGGCATCCGTATGCAGATAGCCTCTAAATCCAGATAAGATATCTCTTATCTCGCCCTTACCCCTCCCTTTCTTATAAATAAAGCAAACTATTTGTAAGACAGGATTGCCTCCAACCCATAAATATCCATTATGGGAACCTTTACCCTTCGCCCGGGTATTATCCAGCACGCGGTATCTGGTCTCATCCATATGGATGTACCTGCTGTTAACTAAATCTTCCCACAATAGCTCCCATAATGGTTTCAGCACATCTATCGTAGCATTAACCCAGTTAGATATCGTATTGTATTTCAAGTTAATACTGTATTGCTTAAAACGTTGCTGTATCCGGTACAAAGGCATGTGGTAAATAAACTTTTCTATTAAAAGCATGACCAATAATGTAATATCAGCTTTACACTTAGGGATAGGATGTGCACCTGTTGGTGCGATCAGCTGTTTATGTTTTCCTTTGTCATCGGCTTTCATAATATAAACATCACGCTCTTCAACGTTCACATACAACTTCATCATCTGAACGGCCAGCCTTTCTGTACGCTCTGTGCCTACTTTTACTGCTCCTGCAGGAACATCCTGATGTATCTTTACAACACACCGCATCAGGTGTGCAGGTAAAGCATGCCGGCCAGGGTGTGGTAACGGGAGAATATTTTTTGACACCACTACCAGCTGTTCTTTAATTTTTCTCACACTTGTAAAAGGTACAACATCCTCATGATTGGCAGCAGGAACGTCAAAAAGCTTACCCTGGATATTTTTCTGCTCAGTATTTAATGCCATTTCATTGGGATAACGTTTTTCACTTTTCCTGCCATAAATCATCTTCTTAAGCTGCATCCACTGATAGCGAAGCATTTTGTAATCAAAGAGATCGGACTTGTTCTTCTGCAGTCGTAAAAGTTGTTCCCTGACAACATTATTCAGCTTATCAATGATAACAATATGCTGGCGGTTTTTCTCCTCCAGTACTGTGATAGTTTGCTGATTGATTTTTTGTACTGCCTGTAAGGCAGTAATTGCCTGATCACGGTCTGCAATAATTCTATCCTTCCGAATATTCTCCTCGGTTAAAGCCTGATTAGCTTGCTGCTGACTCATCACAGTTTGCTCAAGCTGAGCTATCATTTGCAGCGCGGATTTGAGCTGCAATTGACAATCATTGGCCGGATGTGATGAGGTCCGTTTCATCTATGCAAATAACAAAAAAAGCAGATCATTTTAAGGTGATCTGCTTCATAAAATTCCCACAGGAGAACGTAGTAATTTGGGGATAAACCCTTACATATTTCTGATATTGAAAAAGGAATATCCTGGTATATTTTAAAACTGGGTTCATCAAAATTCGTTACACACCTCTATTATCCTTCCATCCGTTATTCCGCTCCTGGTGAAACATAAGCCCATTAAGCAAAGATAATACCTCAATGGCTGTTAATTTTAAACTCCCGTTTTCTACAGTAATTTCCGGTAATGTAAACCGGTTCGTCTGTCTGCGATACAAAAGTGTAAATCCATTATTTTCGTGGAGCAACAGTTTCAGATGCGTCCGATGTTTATTTAAAAAGATGAATACATCTTTCTGATTTTTCTCGACACGCCTGCTCATATACTTTTCAACAACACCACAGAGACCGTCAAATGATTTGCGCATATCGACATCTGAACAACAGAAGTAAAATTTATGAGCATCGGTTAGTACTAGCAAAGCACTCATAATAGAATCGCTTTTAATTGTTCAATACATGAGTGACCGTATAGCTTAATTATTTTCACCTCTATTTGCACTGATGCATCCCGTGGTGGCAGACCGGTTATTTCCAGTGGGATAAAATGTGAGGGGGAATTGTCAAATTCTCCATACTTTTTGCGCCAGTAGTAAAAAGTTCCATCACTCACTCCTATTCTTTCACAGTAATCACGGACAGACAATCCCTCACTGTTATCAAAATCACGCAATAATTGCCGGATTTGAGTTGCTGAACGTTGCTTCCTTACATTTTTTGTAGTATTGCTGGATGCCATTTCTATATATTTTAGTATATCCAAAAATATTACACTTCTGACATCGGAAATACTAACGATAGCATGGGGTTAGTGGAAGGATTACGATTCAACAAAGTATTACTTGCGGATAGACCTGACCTCTATGAAGCAATGCATGCTTGAGGTGCCAGCTGTTCCCAACGACTTTTACAGTCAGAAAGGAGGGTACTTTTATGCGTAGACATTTCACGGGTATTTATGCCCCATATATTGAACAATATCTCCTTTATAAAAGGCAGTTAGGTTTCAAACAGAGAACAGAAGAAACTATGTTTGCCATCTTTGACCGTTTTACGATTGAACGAGGGGAAAGCCATTTAGGTATCACTCCTGACCTTTCAAAAGCATGGATGCAAGCTGCAGTTAATCTGTCACAATCGTATAACTTCCATCGGGCTTTACTCCTCAACCAGTTGGCAACGTTCCTCAATGAGCTGGACATTCCTTCTTATGTAATGCGTTTACCATTAAGCAAAATGGACTTTACACCATACATTTATTCGCAGGATGAGCTTCGTCGACTTTTTAATGCGGCAGACAACTTTCGGGTAAAAAAGGGGGTGCGCCAGATCATGTTTACCATGCCTGCACTTCTAAGGTTGCTGTATGCTACAGGTCTTAGAGGTGGTGAAGCTTTAGCACTAACCATCAGTGATGTGAATCTGGATGATCAATTCATCATCGTTCGTGATAGTAAGAATGGTCAACAGCGTATTATTCCCTTCTCAGATTCTCTCGCAGTTGTATTAAGACAATATCTATTCTATAGAGATCAGTTACCTGGGAGTTTGATAAAAAGTAATCACTTTTTCATCGCACCTGATGGTAGGGAGGTCAAACACGATTGCTTCAGCCGCTGGTTCGGTCGTTTGTTATCTACCGCAGGTATCCCAAGAGGACGGGGTGTAACACCGCACGCTTTACGGCATTCATTTAGTGTGCATTCTCTGGCAATGATGGCAGAGCGGGGAATGGACATTTATTGTTCGTTACCAGTATTATCCACCTACCTTGGACATAAGGCTATTGAATCGACAAACCACTATGTCAGGCTAGTTGCTGCGATATATCCTGGCTTGCTTAAAGATGTAGACAAAATATGCATTAACGTCTTTCCCCAAACGATAGGCTATGAAACCTACTGATTTTTCAAAATATCTGTCAGGGTTTCTGATCGGGTATTTGGCGCACGAACGCGGCGCGAGCAAAAATACAATCTGTGCTTACCGGGACACTTTCGTCCTTTTCATCGCTTACATGGAAACGCAAAGCATAACGGTGTCACGACTTACATTGCAAGCGATCACCCAGGTGAATGTTATTGGCTTCCTCGATTGGCTCCAGGCAGAACGCAAGAACAGCAATGCAACACGAAATGCAAGGCTAGCTGCTATTCATGCTTTCTTTAGCTATATCCAATATCAGCATCCAGAGTACTTGTATGAATGCCAAAAGATACTGAACATACCGATGAAACGAAAGGCTAACGTTGTAATGAACTATCTTTCGCTCGATGCGATAAAGCTGCTTTTACAACAACCAGATATCCGCACTGTCAATGGTAGACGCGACCTGGCATTGCTTTCACTGATGTACGACACAGGTGCAAGGGTACAGGAGATCATTGACCTTAAGCCATCTAATCTAAGGATCGATAAACTGAGTACTATCCGAATCACCGGTAAAGGCAATAAGACCCGAATCGTCCCAATGCTTGACGAACAGGTAAAACTATTAAAGCATTACCTCAATGAGCATGAACTTGTACAGACCTGTAACAATGAACATCCGTTGTTCTTTAACAGCCGTGGCGATAAGCTTACCCGTGCTGGTGTAAACTATATCCTGCTGAAATACGCAGATATGACCAGAAAAATCAGTGATGTTCATTTGCCAGACAAAATCAGCAGCCATGTGCTGCGGCATTCAAAAGCGATGCATTTGTTGCAGGCCGGTGTTAATCTTGTATATATAAGGGATATTCTCGGCCATGTGTCCATCCAGACAACAGAGATTTACGCCAAGGCTGATTCACGTGCGAAACGGGAAGCTATTGAAAAGGCTTACATATCGGTGGTACCGGAAAAAGCACCTGTTTGGCTGTTAAATGATAATCTTCTGGATTGGCTTAAGCACTTTTAGCCTTGTTTATTATGTAAAGTTATGTGACAGAGAATCGTGGCTACATTGGACACATAAGCAAATAACCTGTTACATACTTTACATAATCTTCAGCTATACATAAAATAAATTATGTAAAGCTTTACATAAATTATTTAGAAAGAACTCTCTTTTTGCCAGTAATGAACATGGCGGAGAAAGGGCTGCTCTGTTTTATTCACTCGTAGAAAGTTGCAAGCTGAATGGGATTGATCCATTCGAATACTTGGCTGATGTATATGATCGACTCCATGACTGTACTGCCAGTGAACTGATACACTTACTACCTTCAAACTGGAAGCCAACAAAACCAAGAAAGACCGCTAGTTAGTTTAATCCAGAATAATCAAAGAACTTAATCATGTAAGATTTATCGATGCAAATGTAGCATCTAATAAATAGATTAGGAAGATGCTCCAGATCGAATGCTTACCTCCGGAGAGATAACTGTTTTCAAATTGGCCCGGAATAGTCCGTTTCTATTGGCCCAGCATGTTCCGTTTTAACTGGCCCATTGACCTCCGTCGTAGACAGGAATGGCTAACAGCTATCGTTCTCAATTAGAATTACCTCTGGATCAGCAACTAGAAGGCCATGAGCTGATCACTGATCACACATCTTCTACAGGCAGAAAAACTACATCGTGGCAATGACCGAATGGAGACACTATTAAAAACAGCAAGGTTCCGTTATCATATTACTCCACAGGAAATAGAATGCATAACCTTTGGCTGAATTAGAAATGGAATATGAATGCGATATTAATTATCTTAGGAATAATTGGCTGGGGTTCACCAGGAATGTTTGGCTGGTTGAGGTGTGGTATATGGCTGGATTTAATGTGAAATTCTTAGTTAATTAATATTTAACGATTTTTTTATTTGACGACTATAAACTTCACCATAAAAAGTCTCAATTAATCTACCATTCTTATCATACAGTACCAAATAAGGATATCCATTTGCTTTAAAATGTTTTCGAAAAGCACTTGTGTTATCGATCCCAACTTTTATATTATAATATTGATCAAGAGAAAAGTTTCTATAAAAGGCTCTCATATCATAAAAAGAATCATCAGTGATTAAATAGAAATTTACATTTTTATAAAAATCCATATCTTTCAAAAATCTCTTCATCAATATTCTCGAATGATCACAATAAGCTCCAAAGTAGAATAAGATGATCGGTTTCCCTTTGGGAATATCTATCGTATTAAATACATTAATACTATCTGATAGAAGTAGGTTAATAGACGGTAACTCCCTCATTTCCGATTTTGTGGTATCTTTGGAATTACATGATATAAACAATATAAAAATAAAAAACACTAGTAACTTAATCATACCATAGGTTTTTCTTCAATTATCGTTGATTTTTTTTAGAAAAAATAAGACATTTTATTCTTCGATTTAACTCGTAATAAGAAATGAATTATTCCACTGTTCCCAGTTAATAAATCGGCATGTGGATTATATGGGTCAAATTGAATCCAATAAGCATAACTCTGATTTCTATAAATAGTGTTTAATAGATGCCCTGCAATCCAATCAGCTCTTTCAAGCCATTCTTTATTATTAAATGTTAGCCATGCTTCTAAATAAACCTCTCCCAAACCAGCAAGTCCCCTTTCTATTGAAGAGAAGTCAGAAACTACATGAATAGGGTATAATTTCAACGTAGACTCAGCTATTTGACGATAAAGATTTTTTTGAGTGATTTTGTAAGCTTTAATAAAAGGCAGAACTAAATGATATCCTCCGTTATTAAAATTAAAAATCTCTTTTGATGTGTTGGCAACGTGCCATAGATAGCCACTCTTATGTCGTATTGCATTTTTTTGCAAAAATTCTAATCCTTTTAATCCAACTTTTTGTGCCAGCGGAAATGGCAATTGGTCTGATAATGACAAAAGGAACCATATTATACCTGCAATCCCGTTATGGAAACCATAAATTATCAATTTAAATTTCCTATTTGAATTAAAATTCCACGAACCATTATCCAATTGATTTTTAGATAAGAATTCTACACATCTATGCAATTGATCTTTTACAAATTCTTCAGGCAAAAAATCCCTGCACTTCAATAAAGATATCCCATATCCCGAAATACCATTAGCTAAATCTAACGACTGCGGAAATTCTTCCAAACAATTGAATAATAACTCAAGATTATTTTCATCCCTTTCTAAAATCCCTGCCTCTAATAGCGATTGAATTCCCATTGCCACTCCAAATGTCCCCGTAAATAACCCTGGTTGCAATTTTATATTATCCGGTGTTAAATTTTCAATTAATAATTTATAATTTTTTCTCCATGTAGAACTACAACATTCAATATCAACTCCCATTAAAGCAGCCTTACCTATCAGATACAAAACACCGCTTATTCCTTTTCTAAACCCGATATAAATCGTACGATCAAGCCTACTATTTCCAATAAAACTCTCTTCCATCGACACCGTTGATGACCAATATCCCTCAATGCTTACCATTCCTTTGTTGGATAATGAACAAATAGACTGATATAATACGGAATCTAACGAATTCAAATTAGGTTGATTAGGATTAAATGGAGCAAGATCAAATTGAATTTCTTCTCTATATTTCCGTAGACTATTCTGAATATCTTGCAGCGCAGGTCTTTTGCTCTTATCATGATCGAGGCATCCGCAAATTAAATCAACAATTTCCTTATCCGAATTAAAGAATGACAGATTATCTTTTAAGGAAAGGTTATCGCTAGTATTAAAATAATGAGGGCTAATATGTACTGTTGCAAAAAGCATTACAGCACCTAAACTATAAATATCTTGTTCAATTGTAGGAGCAAAGTTTGATTTTTGCTCCGGGGACATATACCCTTCTGTACCTTTTTCATATGGAGGATCCGGTAATTGAAGATTTAGATCATATGTCAATTCTAGATCTAATAACCAAACCTTATTGTTCTTATCTATGTAGATATTCCCAGCATTCAAATCTCTATGAACATAACCAAGCTTATGTAGTTCAAAAACAACACCTACAAATTGAATTAAGATGTCTAGGATCTTAAGTTTGTCAACCTTTTCTAAATCGTCCCATAATTTGCCAGAATACAAATCGACCAGAATATCATTTAAAGACTGACCATTTATATATTCAAATACTAAATAAGTATTCTCATTTTCTTCAAAAAAATCAATAATAGCTGGAGTAATATTGAGCTTGCGTAATTTATTATAAATTGACTGTTGCCATACTAACCTATCTTTAATATCTCTTCCATTTTTGTCAACCCCCATTCCCTTTTTCCCCTCTTTTATTATACAATTACGATATGCCCAAAACTTCTTTTGGTACATCGCTTTAATTACACTCCCCTTTGCATCTGGCTTTAAAACCTCTCTAATTAAATATTTTCCATTTAAAATATCGCTTGTTTTTTGGTGCTTTGGTGGCATTATCTCATTAAAAGGCCATGATATCCATTTATAAATTTGAGGAGGAATGGTTTCTTCATCAATTAAGGGCTTTCCGGTGGGATCTTTAATTATAGATGTACTATTTGTGGTATCTACTAAAAAACTTCCATACCTAGTATAAACCAGGTTACCCAAATGAAAATCAGTAGGAATAGCAGGTCCTTTAAATTCCCGTGTCAACTCAATTATTTTTTTTACGTAGGTATTCAATTCATAATTATTTCTAGGGTAGATAATGATAATCTTACCTAGATTTTTATATCCAAATGCACCCGCCTGTAACATCTGATGAATTTGACTGTCTAAAGGAATAAGGAATGTAATACTGTTATCAAGTAAATAAGGGAATAGTAAACTTGCTAATGAATAAAAATGAATATCCCAAATTGATATATGAATCATCCAACCCTGCATGATAGCGGGTTGTCCAACTTGAAGATACCAATCCTTTTTGACGACTTCTTTAACTCCAAAGCTTTCTAATAATGCTTCGTATTCTGTCACTGAAGAATTAGTACGACTGGAATTATCAAGCAAATTTGGAGAATTTTCAATAGCCATAGGTTAACAATTTATTTTCCCTTAACATCAAATTTTATCACAGTAAATAATTACAACTAGATCTAGAATACTCCTACATTTAGATGATGAGAAGAGTTCCAGGAATTAATTCTGGAGCTTTTCATTCAGCTTTCCGGGATTAGATATAAATAATTTTTTTTAATCTTGTTTAGTCCTTGTTGAATGCACACATCGGGATAAATTAAATATTCCGAGTGCCGACATATACTCAACCTCTAACGGGGATTACAATTACATACT
This Chitinophaga sancti DNA region includes the following protein-coding sequences:
- a CDS encoding site-specific integrase produces the protein MKPTDFSKYLSGFLIGYLAHERGASKNTICAYRDTFVLFIAYMETQSITVSRLTLQAITQVNVIGFLDWLQAERKNSNATRNARLAAIHAFFSYIQYQHPEYLYECQKILNIPMKRKANVVMNYLSLDAIKLLLQQPDIRTVNGRRDLALLSLMYDTGARVQEIIDLKPSNLRIDKLSTIRITGKGNKTRIVPMLDEQVKLLKHYLNEHELVQTCNNEHPLFFNSRGDKLTRAGVNYILLKYADMTRKISDVHLPDKISSHVLRHSKAMHLLQAGVNLVYIRDILGHVSIQTTEIYAKADSRAKREAIEKAYISVVPEKAPVWLLNDNLLDWLKHF
- a CDS encoding protein kinase domain-containing protein, with product MAIENSPNLLDNSSRTNSSVTEYEALLESFGVKEVVKKDWYLQVGQPAIMQGWMIHISIWDIHFYSLASLLFPYLLDNSITFLIPLDSQIHQMLQAGAFGYKNLGKIIIIYPRNNYELNTYVKKIIELTREFKGPAIPTDFHLGNLVYTRYGSFLVDTTNSTSIIKDPTGKPLIDEETIPPQIYKWISWPFNEIMPPKHQKTSDILNGKYLIREVLKPDAKGSVIKAMYQKKFWAYRNCIIKEGKKGMGVDKNGRDIKDRLVWQQSIYNKLRKLNITPAIIDFFEENENTYLVFEYINGQSLNDILVDLYSGKLWDDLEKVDKLKILDILIQFVGVVFELHKLGYVHRDLNAGNIYIDKNNKVWLLDLELTYDLNLQLPDPPYEKGTEGYMSPEQKSNFAPTIEQDIYSLGAVMLFATVHISPHYFNTSDNLSLKDNLSFFNSDKEIVDLICGCLDHDKSKRPALQDIQNSLRKYREEIQFDLAPFNPNQPNLNSLDSVLYQSICSLSNKGMVSIEGYWSSTVSMEESFIGNSRLDRTIYIGFRKGISGVLYLIGKAALMGVDIECCSSTWRKNYKLLIENLTPDNIKLQPGLFTGTFGVAMGIQSLLEAGILERDENNLELLFNCLEEFPQSLDLANGISGYGISLLKCRDFLPEEFVKDQLHRCVEFLSKNQLDNGSWNFNSNRKFKLIIYGFHNGIAGIIWFLLSLSDQLPFPLAQKVGLKGLEFLQKNAIRHKSGYLWHVANTSKEIFNFNNGGYHLVLPFIKAYKITQKNLYRQIAESTLKLYPIHVVSDFSSIERGLAGLGEVYLEAWLTFNNKEWLERADWIAGHLLNTIYRNQSYAYWIQFDPYNPHADLLTGNSGIIHFLLRVKSKNKMSYFF
- a CDS encoding TlpA family protein disulfide reductase, which codes for MIKLLVFFIFILFISCNSKDTTKSEMRELPSINLLLSDSINVFNTIDIPKGKPIILFYFGAYCDHSRILMKRFLKDMDFYKNVNFYLITDDSFYDMRAFYRNFSLDQYYNIKVGIDNTSAFRKHFKANGYPYLVLYDKNGRLIETFYGEVYSRQIKKSLNIN